In Methanobacterium paludis, the following proteins share a genomic window:
- a CDS encoding glycosyltransferase family 4 protein translates to MKNIKALMVSVNYPNPYYSWAPWNKTANMAILGYVDMDVVAPLPILVPFKYFPYNELSQIPETEICEEGLVHRPRFFYPLPKKLFYGLMGFFYRRSVSDYILRKLTKPDLIHAHHVYPDGYGVMKLCEKWSAPLIVDLHSTDSLEKWLKYRGTEDKVKKTLNFADKIIYISRSIEPSLESLDLGTEKTEYIPLGVDTDKFKPRNRKKICRKLKVNEEKIIIFVGQLIKRKGLSYLLDALSKLSRSCKNFKVFIAGNGPEKRKLLDISKDLDLDGVVKFLGEVRGAELTELYSAGDIFVMPSLAEGRPMSIYEAMASECAVVATDIDGIPEQVKHGYNGLLFEPCNTSALAENLEYLIENEKIMEKMKKNSRKRVINEKWTWNEYSKSVLSLYHDLLPQK, encoded by the coding sequence ATGAAAAATATAAAAGCATTGATGGTGTCTGTTAACTATCCCAATCCATATTATTCATGGGCTCCATGGAATAAAACAGCAAACATGGCTATTTTAGGATATGTTGATATGGATGTGGTTGCACCACTTCCTATTTTGGTACCGTTTAAATATTTTCCATACAATGAACTGTCACAAATTCCTGAAACTGAAATATGTGAAGAAGGCCTTGTACACAGGCCCAGATTTTTTTATCCCCTCCCTAAAAAACTTTTCTACGGGTTAATGGGATTTTTTTACAGGAGATCTGTGTCAGATTACATACTCCGAAAACTCACAAAACCCGATCTAATACACGCACATCATGTTTATCCTGATGGCTATGGGGTGATGAAACTGTGCGAAAAATGGTCAGCCCCGTTGATAGTGGATTTGCACAGTACAGATTCGCTTGAAAAATGGTTAAAATATAGAGGAACAGAGGATAAAGTTAAAAAAACCCTGAATTTTGCAGATAAAATTATTTACATAAGTCGGAGTATTGAACCCAGCCTTGAATCTCTGGATCTGGGCACTGAAAAAACAGAGTACATACCTCTGGGTGTTGATACAGACAAATTCAAACCCAGAAATAGGAAAAAAATCTGCAGAAAACTCAAAGTAAACGAAGAAAAAATCATAATCTTTGTAGGACAGCTAATAAAAAGGAAAGGCCTTAGTTATCTTCTTGATGCTCTTTCAAAACTTTCCAGATCCTGTAAAAACTTTAAAGTTTTCATAGCAGGGAATGGCCCTGAAAAAAGGAAGCTTTTAGATATATCAAAGGATCTGGACCTTGATGGGGTCGTCAAATTTCTTGGAGAAGTGAGGGGAGCGGAATTGACTGAATTATATTCTGCAGGGGATATATTTGTAATGCCTTCCCTTGCTGAAGGAAGACCCATGTCAATTTATGAAGCGATGGCCAGTGAATGTGCTGTGGTTGCCACAGATATTGATGGAATACCGGAACAGGTGAAACATGGCTACAATGGATTGTTATTTGAACCCTGTAACACCAGTGCACTTGCAGAAAATTTGGAGTATCTAATAGAAAATGAAAAAATTATGGAGAAAATGAAAAAAAACAGTCGAAAAAGGGTTATAAACGAAAAATGGACGTGGAATGAATATTCAAAGAGCGTTCTAAGTCTTTACCATGATCTGCTACCTCAAAAATAA
- a CDS encoding C1 family peptidase — translation MDKIKIMNFGWLPDYPDIRDYTVDHENIKPMLEKVGVSKTVSDLPESVDLSQWCSPVEDQGQLGSCTANAGVGIVEYYERKAFGKHLDASRLFLYKTTRNMMKEEGDTGAFLRTTMGALALFGVPPEEYYPYKIKEFDEEPPAFCYAFAQNYQALEYVRLDPPNTTADELLGRIKTNLAAGLPSIFGFTVYSSISQAEKGKIPYPCKGEKVEGGHAVMAAGFDDNKKIKNPSCNGETTGALLIRNSWGKDWGDKGYGWLPYEYVLNGIAEDWWTLLKGEWIDTGEFQL, via the coding sequence ATGGATAAAATAAAAATAATGAATTTTGGATGGCTGCCTGACTACCCAGACATCAGGGATTACACAGTTGACCATGAGAATATAAAGCCCATGCTTGAGAAGGTAGGAGTTTCAAAAACTGTTTCGGATCTTCCTGAATCTGTGGACTTGAGCCAGTGGTGCTCTCCAGTGGAGGACCAGGGACAGCTTGGATCATGTACTGCAAATGCTGGTGTGGGTATAGTGGAGTACTACGAACGCAAAGCATTTGGGAAACATTTAGATGCATCCAGACTGTTCCTTTACAAGACCACCAGAAATATGATGAAGGAAGAAGGAGATACAGGAGCATTCTTGAGAACAACCATGGGTGCACTGGCACTTTTTGGTGTTCCACCAGAGGAGTACTACCCTTACAAGATAAAAGAATTTGATGAAGAACCTCCAGCATTCTGCTATGCATTTGCACAGAACTATCAAGCTTTAGAATATGTAAGACTTGATCCTCCAAATACAACAGCTGATGAGCTTTTAGGTCGGATCAAAACCAACCTTGCAGCTGGACTTCCCTCAATTTTTGGTTTCACAGTTTACAGTTCAATTTCTCAGGCAGAAAAAGGAAAGATCCCTTACCCCTGCAAGGGAGAGAAGGTTGAAGGTGGCCATGCAGTAATGGCCGCAGGTTTCGATGACAATAAAAAGATCAAAAACCCATCATGCAATGGCGAGACCACAGGGGCCCTATTAATACGAAATTCATGGGGAAAAGATTGGGGTGATAAGGGCTACGGATGGTTGCCTTATGAATACGTGCTTAATGGAATTGCAGAAGACTGGTGGACTCTCCTGAAAGGTGAATGGATCGATACTGGAGAGTTCCAACTTTAA
- a CDS encoding glycosyltransferase family 4 protein encodes MPNDEIKTHDVLIVSQHFPPDKSGNSSRIYDISNNLSKDNVNLTVLAPYPSFPHGIFRRRFKPHDVNNINPKLKVINLSSWQPGKEDPGFISRTLYYITFPLHAMLWAFVYSKSYSVIITSSPPIFTVIPGLFLKLFFKKKWIIDYRDMWLEAAISLGFLKKDSLTEKISRKFLKICFNRVDIVLVTTEGIKKKLKVQGVYKPIEIIPNGVDVDLFYPRSVLKKDQLIYSGNIGHAQDLENCVLAMEEVGKKYGYKLLIVGDGDKRTDLEELTRSRDLQKYVEFKGPVPREEVPTLISESVVGLAPLKNLESLDYAVPSKIYEYMACEIPFLGCGTGEIETLAKKSEAGVVADNHPDSIAEAMIELMKKWEKMGKNGSKHVKNCYRREEIVKDLKSVLDNM; translated from the coding sequence ATGCCCAATGATGAAATTAAAACTCATGATGTTTTAATAGTTTCACAACATTTTCCACCGGATAAATCAGGCAATTCATCCAGAATTTATGATATTTCGAATAATCTCTCTAAAGATAATGTTAATCTAACTGTACTCGCCCCTTATCCATCTTTTCCCCATGGAATTTTCAGGAGAAGGTTTAAACCTCACGATGTAAACAACATCAATCCGAAGTTAAAGGTTATTAACTTGTCTTCGTGGCAGCCTGGAAAAGAAGACCCGGGATTTATCTCCAGAACCCTTTATTATATTACATTTCCTTTACACGCGATGTTATGGGCATTTGTTTATTCAAAAAGTTATTCTGTTATAATAACATCTTCACCACCCATTTTCACAGTAATACCTGGCCTTTTTTTGAAGCTGTTTTTTAAAAAAAAGTGGATAATAGATTACCGGGATATGTGGCTTGAAGCAGCTATATCTCTTGGATTCTTGAAAAAAGATAGTTTAACAGAAAAAATATCTAGAAAATTTCTTAAAATCTGTTTTAATAGAGTTGATATTGTATTGGTTACAACTGAAGGCATTAAAAAGAAACTAAAGGTCCAGGGTGTTTATAAACCCATAGAAATCATTCCAAATGGTGTAGATGTGGATCTATTTTATCCACGTTCAGTACTTAAAAAAGATCAGCTGATATATTCTGGAAACATAGGACACGCACAGGACCTAGAAAACTGTGTTCTGGCAATGGAAGAAGTGGGAAAAAAATATGGTTATAAACTTTTGATTGTTGGGGATGGAGATAAAAGAACTGATTTGGAAGAATTAACCAGATCCAGAGATCTCCAGAAATATGTGGAGTTTAAAGGACCTGTACCGCGTGAAGAGGTCCCAACATTAATTTCAGAGTCAGTTGTTGGTTTGGCACCTCTAAAAAACCTGGAAAGTTTGGATTATGCGGTGCCCTCAAAGATATATGAGTACATGGCATGTGAAATTCCATTTCTTGGCTGTGGAACAGGTGAGATAGAAACCCTGGCAAAAAAATCAGAAGCAGGTGTGGTTGCAGACAATCATCCAGATTCAATAGCAGAGGCAATGATTGAACTTATGAAAAAATGGGAGAAAATGGGAAAAAACGGTTCAAAGCATGTTAAAAATTGTTACAGACGCGAAGAGATAGTAAAAGACTTAAAAAGTGTTTTAGATAATATGTAG
- a CDS encoding glycosyltransferase family 4 protein: MEKIFVENGLNTSNPMNVVLVADVDLSRFSGDTVRTMAFASELTAKGLHVTLITPEPSENKLMFQDQGIYLKYLDIKQKKGSLVNILSRNYKLIKKVKELKTDDSVLVIEMGLLGGYFAFLGFDNYFLDVHGMYFDEVAHAKVPWYIPHKILKFAVKHLESAGLKNASKIVVVSDSMKNLVVNEFKISSDKIEVISNGYFGYKVLNTFKKDIKIKKGRVTFVGTLSKWASVDKIIKAARNLKNENVEFCIVGDGNCFIELKELAKKFKLENVLFTGYLSIDKVYETVLSSEIVLLPFNRDLCTEVASPIKVFEYMAFGKALVLDEVSDITRFLKDNNAALVSDPADEAQFTNNIRILLKDKELRDKIGFKALNLSKEFSWESQVEKLFKLILHEQKSK, translated from the coding sequence ATGGAAAAAATATTCGTTGAAAATGGTTTGAATACTTCAAATCCTATGAATGTTGTTTTAGTTGCAGATGTAGATTTAAGCAGATTTAGTGGGGATACTGTACGGACAATGGCATTTGCATCTGAATTGACTGCAAAAGGATTGCATGTGACTCTTATAACACCAGAACCCTCTGAAAATAAGTTGATGTTTCAAGATCAGGGGATCTATCTAAAATATCTGGATATAAAACAGAAAAAGGGCTCATTGGTAAATATATTATCCAGAAATTATAAGCTGATAAAAAAGGTTAAGGAACTGAAAACAGACGATTCTGTATTAGTTATCGAGATGGGTCTTTTAGGAGGATATTTCGCTTTTTTGGGTTTTGATAACTATTTCTTGGATGTTCACGGAATGTACTTCGATGAGGTTGCACATGCTAAAGTACCATGGTATATTCCCCATAAAATTTTAAAGTTTGCTGTGAAGCATCTGGAATCTGCAGGCCTGAAAAATGCATCGAAGATTGTTGTGGTTTCAGATTCCATGAAAAATTTGGTTGTTAATGAATTCAAAATATCTTCTGATAAAATTGAGGTTATTAGCAATGGTTATTTTGGTTATAAAGTTTTAAATACATTTAAAAAAGATATTAAAATTAAAAAAGGTAGAGTTACATTTGTAGGGACCCTTTCAAAGTGGGCGAGTGTTGATAAAATTATTAAAGCAGCCCGAAATTTGAAAAATGAAAATGTAGAATTTTGCATAGTTGGTGATGGAAACTGTTTCATTGAACTTAAAGAACTTGCAAAGAAGTTTAAACTTGAAAATGTTCTATTTACAGGGTACTTAAGTATAGATAAAGTTTATGAAACTGTTTTAAGTTCAGAAATTGTTTTATTACCATTTAATAGGGATCTGTGTACGGAGGTCGCATCTCCAATAAAAGTGTTTGAATATATGGCATTTGGAAAAGCACTGGTTTTAGATGAGGTAAGTGATATAACAAGGTTTTTAAAGGACAATAATGCAGCACTTGTAAGTGATCCTGCAGATGAAGCCCAATTCACGAATAACATAAGAATTTTATTAAAAGACAAAGAATTAAGGGATAAAATTGGTTTTAAAGCCCTTAATCTCTCAAAAGAATTCTCATGGGAATCACAGGTTGAAAAATTGTTTAAACTTATTCTCCATGAACAGAAATCTAAATAA
- a CDS encoding 6-pyruvoyltetrahydropterin synthase, whose amino-acid sequence MNFEKEQIKNLLWVIPALVAFFIALIPTLTHPWPFTVDIFYHIHIAEVYSHYGLTLTDPLIDPSMGHKINYPPLFSLVIAALGTLLKISYVQVARLLQPVLAFSVVLSVSYVSKKFYGEIAGISAGFLIMSSYLFSRLVSPLPETMALIFVPLVVYFYYKSVLDKKYKYALLSSFLFLLVILTHQATTLILFLVITSIVLVLGILRRKIRFFTSYFMFLTIPVIVAVLTVVAIWFVSPGFIQQILTYGLTVVTGYMTTIPNNGPISNLKYVAYLGILLIFAIAGGVVALKRRRNEDILILVWILVIFLISKSYWFGVNVLSIRLLVHLLIPFSILGSLGLSYLYKDFKKQEFSSVKVRSGFLIAVFVVASLFAVTTVTDPNFGVIPKYTNTTDFKTPQVAPPTESDADLADWFNKNGDKKSVVISNNYFTTQFLSATTMQPTGSFGTSESSMWLLSNKSKVNKLGIGYFVYDKRLINSKNTKILDTGSYIFNVPELIFNNAELVYENKDYKIFTV is encoded by the coding sequence ATGAATTTTGAGAAGGAACAAATCAAAAACTTACTTTGGGTTATACCAGCTCTGGTAGCATTTTTTATAGCGTTGATTCCCACTTTGACGCATCCGTGGCCGTTTACTGTTGATATATTTTATCATATTCACATTGCTGAAGTTTACAGTCATTACGGACTTACATTAACAGATCCACTCATTGATCCCAGTATGGGACATAAGATAAATTATCCTCCTCTGTTCAGTCTGGTTATAGCAGCTTTAGGGACATTACTGAAAATTAGTTATGTTCAGGTTGCACGTTTGTTACAGCCGGTTTTAGCTTTTTCAGTTGTTTTGTCTGTTTCTTATGTTTCAAAAAAGTTTTATGGTGAAATTGCAGGAATTTCAGCTGGATTTTTGATAATGTCCAGTTATTTATTCAGTAGATTGGTATCACCACTTCCAGAAACCATGGCGCTTATATTTGTGCCGTTGGTAGTGTACTTTTATTATAAATCAGTGCTGGACAAAAAATATAAATATGCTTTATTATCCAGTTTCCTGTTTTTATTGGTGATTTTAACTCATCAAGCTACAACTTTAATCCTTTTTTTGGTGATAACCTCAATTGTTTTAGTTTTGGGAATATTACGTAGAAAAATCAGGTTTTTTACAAGTTACTTTATGTTTTTAACCATTCCAGTGATTGTTGCGGTATTAACTGTTGTTGCAATATGGTTTGTTTCACCAGGTTTCATACAACAAATTTTAACATATGGTTTAACAGTAGTTACAGGATACATGACCACAATTCCAAACAATGGACCAATAAGTAATTTAAAGTATGTGGCATATCTGGGAATTTTGTTGATTTTTGCAATAGCTGGGGGAGTTGTAGCACTGAAAAGGAGGCGTAATGAAGATATATTGATTCTGGTGTGGATTTTAGTTATATTTTTAATCAGCAAATCCTACTGGTTTGGTGTAAATGTTTTGTCTATCAGACTTCTGGTACATTTACTGATTCCATTTTCTATTTTAGGGAGTTTAGGTTTAAGTTACCTTTACAAAGACTTCAAAAAACAGGAATTTTCATCTGTTAAAGTTAGATCAGGGTTTTTGATTGCAGTATTTGTGGTTGCTTCTTTATTTGCGGTTACAACGGTTACAGATCCTAACTTCGGTGTAATTCCTAAATATACAAATACTACTGATTTTAAAACTCCTCAAGTTGCTCCGCCTACAGAATCAGATGCTGATCTTGCAGATTGGTTCAATAAAAATGGGGATAAAAAATCTGTTGTGATATCAAACAATTATTTCACCACCCAATTTTTGTCAGCAACAACAATGCAACCCACAGGTAGTTTTGGAACTTCAGAAAGTTCTATGTGGTTGTTATCTAATAAGTCAAAGGTAAATAAATTGGGTATTGGCTATTTTGTTTATGATAAAAGGTTAATAAATTCTAAAAATACAAAAATCCTTGATACGGGTTCTTACATCTTCAATGTTCCAGAGTTAATCTTTAACAATGCTGAATTAGTTTATGAAAATAAAGATTATAAAATATTTACAGTTTAA
- the epsC gene encoding serine O-acetyltransferase EpsC yields the protein MHELPSTINNDFIRYNSKKNNPSVISIFTAFFVYKGFRAIFLYRILRYSYVNNKKYLYYMTKMFDLLLNPIEISSRADIGPGFYIPHPQCIVIGGGKIGRNVSVFHGVTIGLKKELHEYPTIGDNVQIGAGSKILGKLAVGNNSRVAANAVVLNDVPDNSIAAGIPAKVIKENE from the coding sequence ATGCACGAACTTCCATCAACAATTAATAATGATTTCATCAGGTACAACTCTAAAAAGAATAATCCTTCTGTTATATCCATTTTCACCGCATTTTTTGTTTATAAAGGTTTTAGGGCGATTTTCCTTTACAGGATTCTGCGCTATTCCTATGTGAATAATAAAAAATATTTATATTACATGACTAAAATGTTTGATTTACTTTTAAACCCAATAGAAATATCCAGCAGGGCTGATATAGGACCTGGTTTTTATATTCCACACCCTCAATGTATAGTTATTGGTGGCGGTAAAATAGGGCGCAATGTGAGTGTATTTCATGGAGTTACGATAGGACTTAAAAAAGAGCTCCATGAGTATCCTACAATAGGGGACAACGTTCAAATTGGTGCAGGTTCCAAAATACTTGGTAAATTGGCTGTTGGTAACAATTCTAGGGTTGCTGCAAATGCAGTTGTTTTAAATGATGTTCCAGATAATTCAATAGCAGCAGGTATACCTGCAAAAGTCATTAAAGAAAATGAGTAG
- a CDS encoding glycosyltransferase family protein: MDFEKKQIKNLLWVVPAVIAFFIALIPTLTHPWPFTVDIFYHIHIAEVYSHYGLTLTDPIMGSKISYPPLFSLVIAALGTLLKINYVQVARFLQPVLAFSVVLSVSYVSKKFYGEIAGISAGFLIMSSYLFSRLVSSLPETMALIFVPLVVYFYYKSVMDEKYKYALLSSFLFLLVILTHQATTLILFLVITSIVLVLGILRRKIRFFTSYFVFLALPVIVAALTVVAIWFVSPGFIQQIWMYGLTAVTGYMTTLPNNEPISNLKYVAYLGILLIFAIAGGVVALKRRLNEDILLLVWILVVFLISKSYWFGVNVLSIRLLVHLLIPFSILGGLGLSYLYKDFKKQEFASVKVRSGFLIVVFVVASLFAVTTVTDPNFGVIPKYTNTSDFKTPQIAPPTDSDEGIADWFNKNGDNNSVVISNNYFTIQFLSATTIQPMGSFITSESCIWSAFNKSNLNKFAVGYFVYDKRLINSKNSTKILDTGAYIFNVPKLIPSTAKLVYENKDYKIFRV, translated from the coding sequence ATGGATTTTGAGAAAAAACAAATAAAAAATTTACTCTGGGTTGTTCCAGCAGTAATTGCGTTTTTTATAGCCTTAATCCCTACTTTGACACATCCATGGCCGTTCACTGTTGATATATTTTATCATATTCATATTGCTGAAGTTTACAGTCATTATGGACTTACATTAACCGATCCAATTATGGGGTCTAAAATAAGTTATCCTCCTCTGTTCAGTCTGGTTATAGCAGCTTTAGGAACATTACTGAAAATTAATTATGTTCAAGTTGCACGGTTTTTACAACCAGTTTTAGCTTTTTCAGTTGTTTTATCTGTTTCTTATGTTTCAAAAAAGTTTTACGGGGAGATTGCAGGAATTTCAGCTGGATTTTTGATAATGTCCAGTTATTTATTTAGTAGATTGGTATCATCCCTTCCAGAAACCATGGCGCTTATATTTGTGCCGTTGGTTGTGTATTTTTATTATAAATCAGTGATGGATGAAAAATATAAATATGCTTTATTATCCAGTTTCCTATTTTTATTGGTGATTTTAACTCATCAAGCTACAACTTTAATACTATTCTTGGTGATAACTTCAATTGTTTTAGTTTTGGGGATATTACGTAGAAAAATCAGGTTTTTTACAAGTTACTTTGTGTTTTTAGCTCTTCCAGTGATTGTTGCGGCATTAACTGTTGTTGCAATATGGTTTGTTTCACCAGGTTTCATACAACAGATTTGGATGTATGGTTTAACAGCAGTTACAGGATACATGACCACACTTCCAAACAATGAACCAATAAGTAATTTAAAGTATGTGGCATATCTGGGAATTTTGTTGATTTTTGCAATTGCTGGAGGAGTTGTGGCACTGAAAAGGAGGCTTAATGAAGATATATTGCTTTTGGTATGGATTTTAGTTGTATTTTTAATCAGCAAATCCTACTGGTTTGGTGTAAATGTTTTGTCTATTCGACTTCTGGTACATTTACTGATTCCATTTTCTATTTTGGGGGGTTTAGGTTTAAGTTATCTTTACAAGGACTTTAAAAAACAGGAATTTGCATCTGTTAAAGTTAGATCAGGGTTTTTGATTGTAGTATTTGTTGTTGCTTCTTTATTTGCGGTTACAACGGTTACAGATCCTAACTTCGGTGTAATTCCCAAATATACTAACACCTCTGATTTTAAAACTCCTCAAATTGCTCCTCCTACAGATTCAGATGAGGGTATTGCGGATTGGTTCAATAAAAATGGGGATAACAACTCTGTTGTGATATCAAACAATTATTTTACCATCCAATTTTTGTCAGCAACAACAATACAACCTATGGGTAGTTTTATAACTTCAGAAAGTTGTATCTGGTCCGCTTTTAACAAATCAAACTTAAATAAATTTGCTGTTGGCTATTTTGTTTATGATAAACGTTTAATAAACTCTAAAAATAGTACAAAAATCCTTGATACAGGTGCATACATATTCAATGTTCCCAAATTAATTCCAAGTACTGCAAAATTGGTTTATGAAAACAAAGATTATAAAATATTTAGAGTTTAA
- a CDS encoding prenyltransferase/squalene oxidase repeat-containing protein, with the protein MDLKTDIKDVVDDQLNCILKHVKEDEELAYVLDPVFGIKRNRVNAELVKTLIRTRKNPDLTRKIISFILLGQNKEGSWNEIHPRYSQPSALATAIIAGSLLMARKLVPNFENVDLARDYVLSQEFEGKFMKSKGYTADHLNVDATCASFLADYGVRFSDDTAIETALRTAEHICSNQFSDGSFPYTTNKGNYPFNLNIPCIHYQGVTLYYLSHIHEVLREEKLEEALIKGSKWLADVQEADGKFKWSKSGLMFAYYLSGAYGFALASLSYSSRWNKQYMENVTKSLEMIKKNSSGLMLRWEMDGWDNFLQSFPLTFKTAFSWDYSPSEKFFRLSYGFYRQIARRRFSQNVSDNVFKMVSKVSNRKVSTVEPFNNYPDVFMTSEVLDCLSSSQEYVVNL; encoded by the coding sequence ATGGATCTAAAAACTGATATAAAAGATGTGGTTGATGATCAACTCAACTGTATTTTGAAACACGTAAAAGAAGACGAAGAACTTGCATATGTTCTGGACCCTGTCTTTGGGATTAAGAGGAACAGGGTCAATGCTGAACTTGTGAAAACCTTGATCAGGACCCGAAAAAACCCTGATTTAACCCGAAAAATAATCAGTTTCATTCTGCTTGGGCAGAACAAGGAAGGCTCGTGGAACGAGATCCACCCAAGATACAGCCAACCATCTGCACTTGCAACAGCCATAATCGCAGGATCACTTCTGATGGCTCGTAAACTGGTTCCAAATTTTGAAAATGTGGATTTGGCAAGGGATTATGTGTTATCACAGGAATTTGAAGGTAAATTTATGAAATCAAAAGGTTATACTGCTGATCATCTTAATGTGGATGCAACATGCGCTTCTTTTTTAGCGGATTACGGTGTTAGGTTTTCTGATGATACTGCCATTGAAACTGCTTTGAGAACAGCTGAACACATTTGTAGCAATCAATTTTCCGATGGATCATTTCCTTACACCACAAATAAGGGCAATTACCCATTTAATCTGAATATTCCATGCATTCATTATCAAGGGGTTACACTCTACTACCTCTCACATATCCACGAAGTTTTAAGGGAAGAAAAATTAGAGGAAGCCCTGATTAAAGGATCAAAATGGCTTGCTGATGTTCAAGAAGCTGATGGTAAATTTAAATGGTCAAAAAGTGGTTTAATGTTTGCATATTATTTATCTGGAGCATATGGCTTTGCATTAGCATCATTATCTTACTCATCCCGATGGAATAAGCAGTACATGGAAAATGTGACTAAATCTCTTGAAATGATAAAAAAGAATTCCTCTGGACTGATGTTAAGGTGGGAAATGGATGGATGGGATAATTTTCTCCAATCTTTTCCTTTAACCTTTAAAACTGCATTTTCATGGGATTATTCTCCAAGTGAAAAGTTTTTCAGACTTTCATATGGATTTTACAGGCAGATTGCAAGGAGAAGATTTTCACAGAATGTGAGTGATAACGTCTTTAAAATGGTTTCAAAGGTATCTAACAGAAAAGTATCAACTGTTGAACCTTTTAATAATTATCCTGATGTTTTCATGACATCAGAAGTCCTTGACTGTCTCAGCTCGTCTCAAGAATATGTGGTGAATCTATGA
- a CDS encoding nucleotide sugar dehydrogenase, with amino-acid sequence MDGNDFKIAVFGLGHIGLPTAAIFADKGLEVVGVARNERKMEMINNGIPPIMETGLKTLLNSAIEKNKFIATSDGVEASKISNVHIIIVPTPKDNANNSELSAVTSVAETISKGLKSGDLVIVESTVPPKTCETIVVPLLEKSGFNAGEDFGVAYTPERAIPTSTIHEMTHNPRVIGGIDDKSTDTAADLYSMVTEGKIIKVKNTMTAEIVKLMENIYRDVNIALANEFSMICRALGADVIEAIDAANHHPRVNIHTPGPGVGGHCISIDPYFLIESANNNGVKVSLIQTSRDVNNSMPLQVVKLVKSALKESGKSVSHSKIGILGVAYKGNIADTRETPAKPLIETLNDEGGEIYIHDPYVPPETIQTFAGKPAALQDVLKCDCVVLVTDHDLYRNITPEMVEKKVFVSTRPIINPEDFRKKGFIFRGIGRC; translated from the coding sequence ATGGATGGTAATGATTTTAAAATAGCTGTATTTGGTCTTGGACATATTGGACTTCCTACAGCTGCAATTTTTGCAGATAAAGGTCTTGAAGTTGTTGGAGTGGCCAGAAATGAAAGAAAAATGGAAATGATAAACAATGGCATACCTCCAATAATGGAAACCGGGCTTAAAACCCTTTTAAATAGTGCAATTGAAAAAAATAAATTCATTGCAACTTCCGATGGAGTAGAAGCCTCTAAAATATCCAACGTCCATATAATAATCGTACCAACACCCAAAGACAATGCAAATAACTCTGAATTATCAGCCGTTACATCGGTAGCTGAAACTATTTCTAAAGGTCTTAAAAGTGGGGATCTTGTTATAGTGGAGAGTACAGTTCCCCCAAAAACCTGTGAAACCATTGTTGTTCCTTTACTTGAAAAAAGTGGATTTAATGCAGGTGAAGATTTTGGAGTGGCTTACACCCCTGAAAGAGCTATTCCCACAAGTACCATCCATGAAATGACCCATAACCCCCGGGTAATAGGAGGTATTGATGATAAAAGTACCGACACAGCTGCAGATCTTTACAGTATGGTTACAGAGGGAAAGATAATAAAGGTTAAAAATACCATGACAGCTGAAATTGTCAAGCTTATGGAAAACATATACAGGGACGTTAACATAGCCCTTGCAAACGAGTTTTCAATGATTTGTCGTGCACTTGGAGCAGATGTTATTGAGGCCATTGACGCTGCAAATCACCATCCCCGAGTTAACATCCACACACCCGGCCCCGGGGTTGGGGGACACTGTATTTCAATAGATCCTTACTTTCTTATTGAAAGTGCAAACAACAACGGTGTTAAAGTTTCTTTAATCCAAACTTCCAGGGATGTGAACAATTCCATGCCTTTACAAGTTGTAAAACTCGTTAAAAGTGCGCTGAAAGAATCTGGAAAATCTGTTTCACACTCAAAAATCGGGATACTTGGGGTTGCATACAAAGGAAACATTGCAGATACCAGAGAAACCCCTGCAAAACCACTCATAGAAACTTTGAATGATGAAGGTGGTGAAATCTACATCCACGACCCCTATGTGCCCCCTGAAACAATCCAGACATTTGCAGGTAAACCCGCAGCCCTCCAAGATGTTTTGAAATGTGATTGTGTGGTTCTTGTAACTGATCATGATTTATACAGAAATATAACCCCCGAAATGGTTGAAAAAAAAGTCTTTGTATCCACAAGACCCATAATAAACCCTGAAGATTTCCGGAAGAAAGGATTCATTTTCAGGGGAATAGGAAGATGCTGA